The window GCGGTCGGGCAAGCTGTGGAGGGTGGCGGACTTCTCCCGACGGGGCGCCCTGCATACGGGTCAGGAGGGGCTGCTGGTGTCCAACCGGGAGTTTGAGCGCTGGAAGGCATGGGTGCACAACTACGCCCACCATCTCATGTCCAGAGGGGCGAGTTTGCTCACCCTCAGGGCCAGCTTCGACCTGGGGGACCAGTGCAATAAATGGGGCGAGTTTCTCTCGAACCTCTTAGAAAGCGTCCACTGTCGGGACCTCAGCCACCTTGACCTGAACTGGACCTTCACGCTCCTGGAGCCGCTGGACCTCCGGCTCCACGCTGGCTCCAGCTCGCATCAAGAGAGCGTCACCAAGCTGGATCAGGTTTGTAACTTCCAGATCCTGTTAGAGAAACTCGCCTGCCAGTGTCCACGCATCGCAAAAATGCGCCTGCCGTTTGACTGGTCTGAGGCTTCTGTCTCGCTGCTGTCTCGCTTCCGGTGTCTCCGCGTCCTGGAGCTCAAGTACTTCTGGGTTTTCAAGGGGGTCAACCCAGGGACCCTACAGGCTTTGGCCGAGGCCCTGCCTAGCCTCCGCTCCCTGACGCTGCACATCCTGGTGCCACTGAGGAACCTGGGAATCTCCTATACGCTGGAGTCACCCTCGCTAGAGTTCCTTGACGTATCCCAGAGCCGTGGGCTGGTCTTCTCCCGCCTTCGCCTGCCCTCCCTCCGGGAGCTGCGAGCCAAAAAAGCAGTGCGCGGCATTACCCTCGACCGGCGGACAAGGCTGCGGATACAGAGCCGGTGGCCCTGTCTTTACCAGGTCTTGAAGGAGGGGGCACCCAAACTGCAGGCCCTCAACAACGAGCGATTGTTACCCAGCTGGAAAGAGCAGAGCTACGGGGAGTTGACCTCCATCCTCCAGCAGTCTTGTTATTGCCTTCAGCACTTAGACAGCTGGCTTTGGTGAGGACACTGCTTTGGTCTTGAATATTATGTGCTTAACAAAGTCTCACGCTAGTTAGTTAAAACGTTTCAGTAATTTTTGCCATAACAGGCTGCTGattttttgctttattcaatgcaattttcaatttttaccTATCCTTTTAGTACACCATCACACTGgactatgaaaaaaaatgtacacaataaaACCATTTAATGGGATCTGAAGTTGATTTAAAAACATTCCAGCAGTGTAAGTATTCTcacttttcaaattaaaaacaattaagtgGAAGCTGTCATCTAATGGAgatgtatttcacattttaattaaaagaggGAATAATAAAAATCTCTTTATCAGttacacatatactgtattggGGTGAGTCATATGGTTGAAAAGGCccagtgaatgaataaaatattaccCTCTCAGAAGTGTGTGCAGAGTACTTGAATGAAAAGACTGTTTAATGTAAAACGAGATGCAAAAATG of the Scleropages formosus chromosome 7, fSclFor1.1, whole genome shotgun sequence genome contains:
- the LOC108926578 gene encoding uncharacterized protein LOC108926578, with translation MPQRKRILAPVGGRRPARSQEDWFPFNSLPVDCQLHVLSFLGEVDKCSAALVCSSWSRLVRSGKLWRVADFSRRGALHTGQEGLLVSNREFERWKAWVHNYAHHLMSRGASLLTLRASFDLGDQCNKWGEFLSNLLESVHCRDLSHLDLNWTFTLLEPLDLRLHAGSSSHQESVTKLDQVCNFQILLEKLACQCPRIAKMRLPFDWSEASVSLLSRFRCLRVLELKYFWVFKGVNPGTLQALAEALPSLRSLTLHILVPLRNLGISYTLESPSLEFLDVSQSRGLVFSRLRLPSLRELRAKKAVRGITLDRRTRLRIQSRWPCLYQVLKEGAPKLQALNNERLLPSWKEQSYGELTSILQQSCYCLQHLDSWLW